One window of Silurus meridionalis isolate SWU-2019-XX chromosome 9, ASM1480568v1, whole genome shotgun sequence genomic DNA carries:
- the senp5 gene encoding sentrin-specific protease 5 codes for MRVQVHNSSDQAKPAAAEMSENGRARRKRVPKLCDCCGPNSKAHALGHGPVTKKRGRRKKDVANEVEVTTDSHLSSAFVDLASDTTDAMTVCDMQHVTLPEPGLTLSGEPPLLHNGTAISPENSPQTNSESNDADCTSLSDSNEPGFVTHSTTQASLDAHCDPTTPLDCIHGSPTSDGDCTEKSVGPAAESGSITTTAQPTDTDAMEIEHAMYEVYVNTKALRDHRYCKRPHAEAEEEQTNISQPPTAEIQQEDVIELLHEYLELFYGKYGSFIPLSEEDILEYLNKHLNGDFKDRRKMINKEVLKYKAGLACASMHFFKVAYNKHTLALEDLSTLEDQNWVNDQVINMYGELIMDATSHKVHFFNSFFYRQLVAKGYEGVKRWTKKVDVFSKRLLLIPLHLEIHWSLITVDVPKQNINFYDSQGILFKFAVENILKYIIAEAKEKKHAALQKGWKMTVNKGIPQQKNDNDCGVFVLEYCKCLAFKEPLQFTQEDMPKVRKRIYKELCDCKLTDLQKQV; via the exons ATGAGAGTCCAAGTTCATAACAGCTCCGACCAGGCAAAGCCGGCAGCAGCCGAGATGTCGGAGAATGGCCGCGCACGGAGGAAACGCGTGCCCAAGTTATGCGACTGCTGTGGGCCGAACAGCAAAGCTCACGCGCTGGGTCATGGGCCAGTCACGAAGAAACGCGGCCGCAGGAAGAAGGACGTGGCGAACGAAGTAGAGGTGACGACCGACAGCCATTTAAGCTCTGCTTTCGTAGACCTAGCATCGGACACGACGGACGCTATGACTGTGTGCGATATGCAACATGTAACACTTCCTGAACCAGGCCTGACACTGAGTGGCGAACCTCCGCTTCTGCACAACGGCACTGCGATCAGCCCGGAGAACAGCCCGCAAACTAACAGTGAAAGCAACGATGCCGATTGCACTTCACTCAGCGACTCAAACGAGCCCGGCTTTGTCACGCACAGTACAACGCAAGCCAGTTTGGATGCACACTGTGATCCTACAACACCTCTGGACTGCATACACGGCAGTCCGACCTCAGACGGCGACTGTACTGAAAAATCCGTAGGTCCTGCCGCAGAGAGCGGCAGCATCACGACCACGGCTCAGCCCACAGACACCGACGCCATGGAAATTGAACACGCCATGTATGAAGTTTATGTGAACACAAAGGCTTTAAGGGACCACCGTTACTGCAAACGGCCTCACGCCGAGGCAGAAGAAGAGCAAACGAATATCTCGCAGCCTCCTACAGCTGAAATCCAGCAGGAAGACGTTATAGAACTCCTTCATG AATACCTCGAACTTTTCTATGGGAAGTATGGGAGCTTCATTCCACTGAGCGAGGAGGACATTCTTGAGTACCTGAACAAACACTTGAACGGTGACTTTAAAGACCG AAGGAAAATGATAAACAAGGAAGTGCTGAAGTACAAGGCCGGCTTGGCCTGCGCATCGATGCACTTCTTTAAAGTGGCCTACAACAAGCACACTCTGGCACTCGAAGACCTCTCAACACTTGAAGACCAAAACTGGGTCAATGACCAG GTCATAAACATGTATGGTGAATTGATCATGGATGCTACAAGCCACAAG GTCCATTTCTTCAACAGCTTCTTTTACAGACAGCTCGTAGCAAAAGGCTATGAAGGAGTAAAGAGGTGGACgaaaaag GTAGACGTGTTCTCTAAAAGACTGCTGCTAATTCCCCTCCACTTGGAGATCCACTGGTCCCTGATTACTGTGGACGTCCCTAAGCAAAACATAAACTTCTATGATTCCCAAGGAATATTGTTCAAGTTTGCTGTTGAA aacattttgaaatacATCATAGCAGAGGCAAAAGAGAAGAAGCACGCTGCTCTCCAAAAAGGCTGGAAGATGACCGTCAACAAG gGTATTCCACAACAGAAGAATGATAATGACTGTGGAGTTTTCGTTCTGGAG tactGCAAGTGCCTGGCATTTAAAGAACCGTTGCAGTTCACACAAGAGGACATGCCCAAAGTGCGCAAAAGAATATACAAGGAACTCTGTGACTGCAAGCTCACTGACTTACAAAAACAGGTCTAA